In Halothermothrix orenii H 168, the sequence CTTTTTAATCTTACATCGCTAACTAAATTTGTTCCTGTGTCCCAATCCATCCTTGGTTTGTTTTCATTATCCATATCCCCATTTGGATTAGACCTTTTAGCATCATAAAGAAATAATATCTCTGAATTATTAGGAACTTTTTGTTTTTCAGTCATTTTATTTGTCATCCCCCTTATTATTCTTAGTCTTATAGTATTTATGACCTAAGTACCTACCAAAAGAAATACCAGACAATATATAAAATACTACTTCATCTTTATTAAGACTGGAATTTTCAATTCCCTGAATTCGATCAATCATTTGTGAATGTAGTAACTGATTACATGTATATTTATCATGAATATGTAAAATCTCAGTTATGTCGTTAACGAATTTGCTAACTTGTCTCACAGACATTCCATCAAAACTAAGCTTATCAAGAATACTGGCTGATTTATTTTCTTTTTGTTGTTTTTTTAGTACTTCATTCATTAAAACTCCAAGTAAAAAAAGTCCCTGTCGATATTTGTTATTTTTATAAGTTTCAGCATGAGTACTGAAAAACTCTTTTATATCAGAGTTTTCAATAGGAATTGAACTTGTTCCTTCAGACATTTTAAAACCTCCTTTTATTTCAGTAATTTCATTTAACCAGGTTAGTAACAGATTCATTTTCATTGGATTATAGATAATTTCTTCAACTCTTTTACTATTCTTAAAATATCTTTTCCTAAGTATAAAATTAAATTGCTTAATTAAGTAGTTATAATTTACTGACCGGCCCTTTAATATTGAATTCAGTAAACTTAATAATTCTTTTCTGTATAATTTAGGATCAGGGTTTTTATGGGATTCAGTGTTTGGAAATAGAAGCCAGTAAATATCATTAAATGTTAGTTTATACAAATTAAAATATTTGTTTGGATAAATTAATTTCATATTTAAATTATATAAATTTTTTATTATCTGACTAATATGGTTGTAAGCCACATCATTAATACTTTCCGATACAACAAATGCTGCATTTTGCCCCTTTGGTTTAAACCAAAATAAGAAGTTAACCTTCAAATTACTATTTGCAATACTGTTTATTGCTTCAATATTTTTTTTAAAAGATTTATTATTATCAGATAAAATACTTTTAATTACTTCAATCTCTGTTTTATACTTTTTACAGTAAGCAATGTTTGTTGGTATAACATAATAGTCAAGTTGGTTAAATAGTTTACCAGAAAAATCTTTTTTTACTTTGGCAATTCCCGCCATGACTTTTAGATAACAGTCCTGACATATACCAAATGATTTGTACGCATTTTTTCTTTCAAGATTTTCATAAAAATAGGGACTACTTGTAACATAAAATTTTGTAGGAATATCTATTTTCCCTGTTATTAATTTATTTTCATTACAAACTCCACATAAAGCATTATCCCTTGCCATTTTGTCTGAATTTGAAGTATCGAAAAATCTTTGTTGAAGAATATAATATACAACTTCCACATAAGGAGCCTTATATATGCTTTCAAGTATTCTTTTACCATTTATATGTATAGAAAAAATGTTAAGTTCATTCTTTAAAAAATTTTGCGTTGTTGATATAGCAAGACTTATTTGTTTTTCATAATACTTTTTTATATCCTTTATGGTTAATATTTCTGTGTTAACTACTTCCCCGTTTATATATTTATTTATCTCTTTTGCTTTTTCTGCATTACCCCTTTTTTCGTATTTATCAATTTCACTTCTTAAATATTTTACTATTTCTTTTTTTTGATGTGATACATTTTTATCTACAGATAAATAACTTATCGGTCTTCCAAAATAATCTCTACCAACTACTATGTAGAACTTATTTTTTATCATATTTAACCAATCTAAAAAATCCTCAATATTTTTGATCTTAAGTTTATCAATTTCTTTTTCTATATAGTAAATCAAATGTGGTATTGTTAATAAGTGATAATTGTAGTTATCAGTTGTAAAATAAGTTTTACTACTATTTGATGCCTTTAAATCAAATCCAAAAAATTCTTCTCTGTTTTTTTCATATAATTCTTTTCCTAGTTTAATCTCAATCTCTTCTTTTTCAGTGTCCAGATTTATAATTACTTCTCTATATTTGTCTGCATCTTTATCCCCACTATCTGGTTCATTTGGAATAATAGTCTGTGTCTCTAGAAATTTTTGCTTTTTTTCACTATCTGACAATCCTTGTAGTTCTATTTCACCTAGTTCTTTGAATGAGTTAATCACTCTTTACACCTCCTTCTTTAAATTATGATTATTAAAATAACATTAATTTGATAACATTTTACATTTAACATAGTTATTCAAAAACTAACCATTTCTTACAGAAATATTTATTGAATATCCTCTATTAGATATCATACCACACACCTGTGACAACTTCTGTCTCAAACATGTGTTTTTTTGTATATATTACTCATTTTTTTAATTTCATTGATTACATTTTCCTTTAAACTCTCCGGTCGTACTACCTCAACTTCTGAACCGTGTTGTAATATCCAGCCCATAATTTCCTGCATACTACCAGTAGTTACCTCAAATCTAATTTTATCATCACCTAGTTCTACTATCTGGTGTTTAACCTGCCATTTCCTTTCCTTTACCAGTTTTGCTGAAGTTCCTTTAAATAACAATACAACCCTTTCCTCTTTATCACCCCGTTCCACACCCCAGGCATTTTGCATATATTTTTCTACATCAAAGTCATCAGGTATTATATATTTATCACTGGTTACCTTAATATTCCTTATCCTATCTACCCTGAATAATAATACATTACAGCGCAGATGGCAGTAAGCTATTAAGTAATAGGCCCCATCCTGTACAAAAATTTTATAGGGGTCAACTTTACGCTCCCTTAACATATCACTACTGAGAGAATAATAATTTATAATAACAGATTGGTTACTGGCAATGGAATCATTAATTATGTTAATAGTATCCCGGTGTTTCGTCATATCTACAACAGCTCCCTGGTGAAATAAAATTCTATCCTCCAGGTCTAAAAGTACCTTTTTTACAGAAGATGGCAGTGAATTAATTATTTTGGATACAGCATTATTTAGTTCTTCCCTGTAGGGATAAACCTCATCTTCGAAGGCATGTGCTACAAGCAGTAGAGCCATGGCTTCTTCTCTTGTCATCCTCGGCGGTTTAAAATAAAAATCCTCCATAATTGCATAGGTATTCTTCTCCTCATCCTTAATTACCGGAATATGCATTTGTTCCATATACTGTATATCCCGGTAAATAGTCCGCGGTGACACACCAAATAATTCCGCCAGATCCCGTGCTCTCCATCTCTTAACCCCACTACTTAATAAATTAATCATTTTTAAAATTCTGTACAACTTACTTCTTTTCACTGTCATGACAACACCCACCCGGTTGAATAAAAAATATTTTACAGTACCCCTTACTAAATTACTAAATATAACAATATACCTGTTTATAAATTTCTATATAATTACATTAATTCCTTTATAATTTTACAATTATTTTCATAATATACTTTGATGTATACCGCACATAAATCCTGGTCAAATCCCCAGATTTGACACAGCTATTAATAAATGTTAACATTATGAAGACACATTAAGTGTTAAACAAACATAACGAGGTGAATTTTTTTATGTCAATTATTAAGAAAGCCGAAGAGTTGGGAAAAGAAATAGTAGATTCAGCAGAATATAAAGAACTGAAATCTACTGAAGAAGCAATGCAAAATGATAAGGAAGCCCAGTCCTTACTTAATGAATTTAGATCAAAACAGCAAAGGTTACAGATGGCCCAGGCCAATGGAAAGAATATAACCGAGGACCAGAAGAAAGAACTTATGGCCCTTCAGGCCAGAATGCAGGAAAATGAAAAGATTAAAAACTTCATGACTGCCCAGCAGAAGTTTAACCAGGTAATGCAAACCGTTAACCAGGCCATTACAGGTATAATCGCCGGTCAGCATGCCTAATAGTTATTTATAAACAAAAAAAATAGCCCTGTCCAGCCTTTACTGGCTGTTCAGGGCTTTTTTATAATTTACTGAATAAAAATGCGGGACGTGTCTTTTCCATATTGTCTCTGATGACCACTAACAACACCTGATTGCTGCTATATGTTTTTTGCTTCCCCGGGAATAATTAATCTATCCGGTTCTAGTCATAGGTTCTGGTCATAAATAACCTTTTACTAACTATAGTACAGGTTTAGTTAGCTTCAACCTGGCCTTTTTCGATGACCTCCCGATACCATAGGGCACTATCTTTTAAAAAGCGTCTGTTACCATTTTCATAATCAACATAAATGAGACCAAAGCGCTTGCTATAGCCATAGGCCCATTCAAAATTATCCATCAATGACCACACATAATAACCTCTGAGGGGAACTCCATCTTTAAGGGCTTTATATGCCTGCTTAAAATGATCCCCCAGGTAGTTAATCCTCTTCTCATCATGGATCTTACCTTCCTCTGTTAATTTGTCATCAAAAGCTGCCCCGTTTTCTGTTATGTAAAGGGGCTTATCGGTATATTCTTTATTAACCCTCACTAAAATATCATAAAGTCCCTGGGGATAAATCTCCCAGCCCATCTCTGTAGATGGCCTATCCTCCATTTTTACAACTTCAGCATTAAACAAATTATCTCCCGGTTTATGCCTGACCACCATCCTGGAGTAGTAATTAATGCCCAGGAAGTCAATATCCCTGCTTATTATATCCATATCACCCGGTTGGGTTGTAAAGGCCCCTAAATTCTGTTCATAGATGTGGTGTAATTCCTCCGGGTAACTGCCCTTGAACACTGGAGATAAAAACCATGCATTAATATAGTCATCAAGTAAAGAAGCTGCCTTAACATCCTTCTCACTGTCACCGGCCGGGTAAGCAGGGGTTAAGTTGAGAGTAATACCAATCTCCCCGGGCAGGTCTTCCTCCCTGAAGATATCAACAGCCATTCCATGGGATAATAACAGGTGATGGGCGACCTGAAGGGCCGTTTTAAAATCTTTAGTACCGGGGGCATGGTTACCAAAAGCATGACCCTCAAAGGCAACTACCCAGGGTTCATTATGGGTAACCCAGAGGTCCACCAGGCCGTTAAACTCTTCAAACATAAGCCTGGCATATTCAGCGAAATATTTGGCTGTATCCCTGTTGGTCCAGCCACCTTTATCCTGTAATGCCTGGGGTAAATCCCAGTGGTATAGGGTTATCATGGGTCTGATATTGGCCTTAAGAAGATTGTCAACCAGTCTTTTATAAAAATCAAGACCTTTCTGGTTTACCCTGCCTTTACCTTCCGGAAGAATCCGGGGCCAGGAAGTAGAAAAACGGTATGACCTAATCCCTATCTCTTTCATTAATTCAATATCTTCCCGGTACAGATGATAATGATCACAGGCTATATCACCGGTGTCACCGTTTTCAATTTTTCCCGGGGTATGGCTAAATCTGTCCCAGATGGATTCTCCCTTTCCATCCTCATTAAAAGCTCCTTCTATCTGGTAGGATGACGTAGCTGCTCCCCAGATAAAATCTTCTGGAAATATTATTTTTGCCATTGTTTATATTGCCTCCCTTACAGTCTATCTAATATGTTTTAAGATAGTATCTGATGATTACATTATAATATTTTTAGCATCATATAGCAAACAAATCCCCGAAAAAAGGGGATTTGTGTCATTAACTGTTATACCATTATTACTTCCAATAAACATTATGCAATAATTATTACTTTAATCTCGTTTGTAGATATTATTTTATAAACTGAAATGACCATCCATAAATTGTTTTTTCCATCTTTCCTTCATTTGAATATCAACCGGTAAATTATTAACAATATCATCTTTTTTAAATGAATAAAGATAATTGTTACAATATGAAACTATTATTTCATAAGCCCAGGTAATCTCTTTAGTTTTCTCCCTGCACTGTTCTGGTTTATCATTACATTTGTCTGGATGCCAGCTCTTTATTAATTTTCTGTATCTGTTTTTAATATCTGCTAAACTGGCCCTTTCACCCAGATCTAAAATTCTGGAAGCCTTATATACATTTTCTGGACTCAATTTCTTTTGCTGCAATCCAGTCTACCTCCCATACTTTTACATAGTACTTACCATTATATGGAGATGTTCAAAAAAACTTTATCCAGGTAATTGTAAACATAGTACCTGACAGCAAAGTACAGGATAAAGAATACTATACCTCCCCATAAGATTGCCGTATCAAAACTCATAATAAAACCAGGAGCGATACGGTATATGAGATAAACCACAAGAGCCAGTAAAGCCCTTATTCCCAGGGACACAGTTATATTCATGTTATTCTTTACAGCAGCGGTGGGATTAGTCCAGTTCAAAATGGGCCGGTAAATATCAATTATTATATCCACAGTCGATAGAAACAGGGTTGCCCCCAGGCAGAAAAAGCTACCCAGCATTATCATCTTTACTGTCAGAGGCATAATGAAGGCAGAAACAGTCAGAAGCAAAGCCGAACCAAACAGGCTTATCAAAACTGTGGTTAAAACCCGGTAACGTATATTATCTGCTGCCTTTATAGGTAGCACTTTTGTCTCCC encodes:
- a CDS encoding GH1 family beta-glucosidase; this translates as MAKIIFPEDFIWGAATSSYQIEGAFNEDGKGESIWDRFSHTPGKIENGDTGDIACDHYHLYREDIELMKEIGIRSYRFSTSWPRILPEGKGRVNQKGLDFYKRLVDNLLKANIRPMITLYHWDLPQALQDKGGWTNRDTAKYFAEYARLMFEEFNGLVDLWVTHNEPWVVAFEGHAFGNHAPGTKDFKTALQVAHHLLLSHGMAVDIFREEDLPGEIGITLNLTPAYPAGDSEKDVKAASLLDDYINAWFLSPVFKGSYPEELHHIYEQNLGAFTTQPGDMDIISRDIDFLGINYYSRMVVRHKPGDNLFNAEVVKMEDRPSTEMGWEIYPQGLYDILVRVNKEYTDKPLYITENGAAFDDKLTEEGKIHDEKRINYLGDHFKQAYKALKDGVPLRGYYVWSLMDNFEWAYGYSKRFGLIYVDYENGNRRFLKDSALWYREVIEKGQVEAN
- a CDS encoding TM1802 family CRISPR-associated protein, whose translation is MINSFKELGEIELQGLSDSEKKQKFLETQTIIPNEPDSGDKDADKYREVIINLDTEKEEIEIKLGKELYEKNREEFFGFDLKASNSSKTYFTTDNYNYHLLTIPHLIYYIEKEIDKLKIKNIEDFLDWLNMIKNKFYIVVGRDYFGRPISYLSVDKNVSHQKKEIVKYLRSEIDKYEKRGNAEKAKEINKYINGEVVNTEILTIKDIKKYYEKQISLAISTTQNFLKNELNIFSIHINGKRILESIYKAPYVEVVYYILQQRFFDTSNSDKMARDNALCGVCNENKLITGKIDIPTKFYVTSSPYFYENLERKNAYKSFGICQDCYLKVMAGIAKVKKDFSGKLFNQLDYYVIPTNIAYCKKYKTEIEVIKSILSDNNKSFKKNIEAINSIANSNLKVNFLFWFKPKGQNAAFVVSESINDVAYNHISQIIKNLYNLNMKLIYPNKYFNLYKLTFNDIYWLLFPNTESHKNPDPKLYRKELLSLLNSILKGRSVNYNYLIKQFNFILRKRYFKNSKRVEEIIYNPMKMNLLLTWLNEITEIKGGFKMSEGTSSIPIENSDIKEFFSTHAETYKNNKYRQGLFLLGVLMNEVLKKQQKENKSASILDKLSFDGMSVRQVSKFVNDITEILHIHDKYTCNQLLHSQMIDRIQGIENSSLNKDEVVFYILSGISFGRYLGHKYYKTKNNKGDDK
- a CDS encoding helix-turn-helix transcriptional regulator, coding for MTVKRSKLYRILKMINLLSSGVKRWRARDLAELFGVSPRTIYRDIQYMEQMHIPVIKDEEKNTYAIMEDFYFKPPRMTREEAMALLLVAHAFEDEVYPYREELNNAVSKIINSLPSSVKKVLLDLEDRILFHQGAVVDMTKHRDTINIINDSIASNQSVIINYYSLSSDMLRERKVDPYKIFVQDGAYYLIAYCHLRCNVLLFRVDRIRNIKVTSDKYIIPDDFDVEKYMQNAWGVERGDKEERVVLLFKGTSAKLVKERKWQVKHQIVELGDDKIRFEVTTGSMQEIMGWILQHGSEVEVVRPESLKENVINEIKKMSNIYKKTHV
- a CDS encoding YlbF family regulator, with amino-acid sequence MSIIKKAEELGKEIVDSAEYKELKSTEEAMQNDKEAQSLLNEFRSKQQRLQMAQANGKNITEDQKKELMALQARMQENEKIKNFMTAQQKFNQVMQTVNQAITGIIAGQHA
- a CDS encoding J domain-containing protein, with product MQQKKLSPENVYKASRILDLGERASLADIKNRYRKLIKSWHPDKCNDKPEQCREKTKEITWAYEIIVSYCNNYLYSFKKDDIVNNLPVDIQMKERWKKQFMDGHFSL